A portion of the Zootoca vivipara chromosome 6, rZooViv1.1, whole genome shotgun sequence genome contains these proteins:
- the KLHL26 gene encoding kelch-like protein 26 isoform X1, whose product MAESGGAEAFASAERPPTPSIAGGGGGSGGGGGGSSSMADKSSTLKCTFSAPGHSATLLHGLASLRAQAQLLDVILTINNEVFQVHKVVLAACSDYFRAMFTGGMREANQDVIELKGVSAKGLKHIIEFAYSAEVTLDLDCIQDVLGAAVFLQMVPVVELCEEFLKSAMSVKTCLNIGQMATTFSLASLKESVDAFTFRHFLQISEEEDFLHLPLERLVFFLQSNKLKSCSEIDLFRAAIRWLQYDPARRGNASQVLCHIRFPLMKSSELVDHVQTLDIMVEDVLCRQYLLEAFNYQILPFRQHEMQSPRTAIRSDVLSLITFGGTPYTDNDRTVSSKVYYLPDGSARQFKELTEMEVGSSHTCVALLDNFVYVVGGQHLQYRSGEGAVDACYRYDPHLNQWLRIQAMQESRIQFQLNVLHGMVYATGGRNRSGSLASVERYCPRTNEWSYVCSLKRRTWGHAGAAVGGRLYISGGYGISVEDKKALHCYDPAMDQWEFKAPMNEPRVLHAMVSANSRIYSLGGRMDHVDRCFDVLAVEYYVPEANQWTTVSPMRAGQSEAGCCLLEKKIYIVGGYNWHLNNVTSIIQVYNTETDEWERDLHFPESFAGIACVPVILPQTTARR is encoded by the exons CATGGCAGACAAGAGCAGCACTTTGAAATGCACTTTCTCCGCCCCGGGCCACAGCGCGACACTCCTGCATGGCTTGGCCTCGCTCCGGGCACAGGCCCAGCTGCTTGATGTCATCCTCACCATCAACAACGAGGTGTTCCAGGTCCACAAAGTTGTCCTGGCTGCCTGCAGTGACTACTTCAG GGCCATGTTCACTGGCGGAATGCGGGAAGCCAACCAGGATGTGATTGAGCTGAAAGGCGTCTCTGCGAAGGGCTTGAAGCACATCATCGAGTTTGCCTACAGCGCCGAGGTGACGCTGGACCTGGACTGCATCCAGGACGTCCTTGGGGCAGCCGTCTTCCTGCAGATGGTGCCGGTGGTGGAGCTGTGCGAGGAGTTCCTCAAGTCTGCCATGAGCGTCAAGACCTGCCTCAACATCGGGCAGATGGCCACCACCTTCAGTCTTGCCTCCTTGAAGGAGTCGGTGGACGCCTTCACCTTCCGCCACTTCCTCCAGATTTCCGAGGAGGAGGActtcctccacctgcccctcGAGCGCCTCGTCTTCTTCCTCCAGAGTAACAAGCTCAAGAGTTGTAGCGAGATCGACCTCTTCCGGGCCGCCATCCGCTGGCTGCAGTACGACCCAGCACGCCGTGGCAATGCCAGCCAGGTCCTCTGCCACATCCGCTTCCCGCTTATGAAGTCCTCCGAGCTGGTGGACCACGTCCAGACTTTGGACATCATGGTGGAAGACGTCCTGTGCCGGCAGTACCTCCTGGAGGCTTTCAATTACCAGATCCTGCCCTTCCGGCAGCACGAGATGCAATCGCCCCGCACTGCCATCCGCTCGGACGTGCTCTCCCTCATCACCTTTGGCGGCACGCCCTACACGGACAATGACCGCACTGTGAGCAGCAAGGTCTACTACCTGCCGGATGGCAGTGCCCGGCAGTTTAAGGAGCTGACGGAGATGGAGGTGGGCAGCAGCCACACCTGCGTGGCGCTGCTGGACAACTTTGTCTACGTGGTTGGCGGGCAGCACCTGCAGTACCGCAGCGGCGAGGGGGCGGTCGACGCCTGCTACCGCTACGACCCGCACCTGAACCAGTGGCTGCGCATCCAGGCCATGCAGGAGAGCCGGATCCAGTTCCAGCTGAATGTCCTGCATGGCATGGTCTACGCCACAGGGGGAAGGAACCGCTCTGGCAGCTTGGCCTCGGTGGAGAGGTACTGCCCGCGGACCAACGAGTGGAGCTACGTGTGCTCGCTCAAGCGCAGGACGTGGGGACACGCCGGGGCCGCGGTGGGGGGCAGGCTGTACATATCGGGTGGCTACGGGATCTCGGTCGAGGACAAGAAGGCCCTGCACTGCTATGACCCGGCCATGGACCAGTGGGAGTTCAAGGCCCCCATGAACGAGCCACGAGTCCTGCACGCGATGGTCAGCGCCAACAGCAGGATCTACTCGCTCGGAGGCCGCATGGACCATGTCGACCGCTGCTTTGACGTCCTGGCGGTGGAGTACTACGTCCCCGAAGCCAACCAGTGGACAACGGTCAGCCCCATGCGGGCGGGGCAGTCCGAGGCGGGCTGCTGCCTGCTGGAGAAGAAGATCTACATCGTCGGGGGTTACAACTGGCACCTGAACAACGTAACCAGCATCATACAGGTGTACAACACAGAGACGGATGAGTGGGAGAGGGACCTTCACTTCCCAGAGTCTTTCGCTGGCATTGCCTGCGTGCCGGTCATCCTGCCACAGACCACAGCTCGGAGgtga
- the KLHL26 gene encoding kelch-like protein 26 isoform X2, with protein MFTGGMREANQDVIELKGVSAKGLKHIIEFAYSAEVTLDLDCIQDVLGAAVFLQMVPVVELCEEFLKSAMSVKTCLNIGQMATTFSLASLKESVDAFTFRHFLQISEEEDFLHLPLERLVFFLQSNKLKSCSEIDLFRAAIRWLQYDPARRGNASQVLCHIRFPLMKSSELVDHVQTLDIMVEDVLCRQYLLEAFNYQILPFRQHEMQSPRTAIRSDVLSLITFGGTPYTDNDRTVSSKVYYLPDGSARQFKELTEMEVGSSHTCVALLDNFVYVVGGQHLQYRSGEGAVDACYRYDPHLNQWLRIQAMQESRIQFQLNVLHGMVYATGGRNRSGSLASVERYCPRTNEWSYVCSLKRRTWGHAGAAVGGRLYISGGYGISVEDKKALHCYDPAMDQWEFKAPMNEPRVLHAMVSANSRIYSLGGRMDHVDRCFDVLAVEYYVPEANQWTTVSPMRAGQSEAGCCLLEKKIYIVGGYNWHLNNVTSIIQVYNTETDEWERDLHFPESFAGIACVPVILPQTTARR; from the coding sequence ATGTTCACTGGCGGAATGCGGGAAGCCAACCAGGATGTGATTGAGCTGAAAGGCGTCTCTGCGAAGGGCTTGAAGCACATCATCGAGTTTGCCTACAGCGCCGAGGTGACGCTGGACCTGGACTGCATCCAGGACGTCCTTGGGGCAGCCGTCTTCCTGCAGATGGTGCCGGTGGTGGAGCTGTGCGAGGAGTTCCTCAAGTCTGCCATGAGCGTCAAGACCTGCCTCAACATCGGGCAGATGGCCACCACCTTCAGTCTTGCCTCCTTGAAGGAGTCGGTGGACGCCTTCACCTTCCGCCACTTCCTCCAGATTTCCGAGGAGGAGGActtcctccacctgcccctcGAGCGCCTCGTCTTCTTCCTCCAGAGTAACAAGCTCAAGAGTTGTAGCGAGATCGACCTCTTCCGGGCCGCCATCCGCTGGCTGCAGTACGACCCAGCACGCCGTGGCAATGCCAGCCAGGTCCTCTGCCACATCCGCTTCCCGCTTATGAAGTCCTCCGAGCTGGTGGACCACGTCCAGACTTTGGACATCATGGTGGAAGACGTCCTGTGCCGGCAGTACCTCCTGGAGGCTTTCAATTACCAGATCCTGCCCTTCCGGCAGCACGAGATGCAATCGCCCCGCACTGCCATCCGCTCGGACGTGCTCTCCCTCATCACCTTTGGCGGCACGCCCTACACGGACAATGACCGCACTGTGAGCAGCAAGGTCTACTACCTGCCGGATGGCAGTGCCCGGCAGTTTAAGGAGCTGACGGAGATGGAGGTGGGCAGCAGCCACACCTGCGTGGCGCTGCTGGACAACTTTGTCTACGTGGTTGGCGGGCAGCACCTGCAGTACCGCAGCGGCGAGGGGGCGGTCGACGCCTGCTACCGCTACGACCCGCACCTGAACCAGTGGCTGCGCATCCAGGCCATGCAGGAGAGCCGGATCCAGTTCCAGCTGAATGTCCTGCATGGCATGGTCTACGCCACAGGGGGAAGGAACCGCTCTGGCAGCTTGGCCTCGGTGGAGAGGTACTGCCCGCGGACCAACGAGTGGAGCTACGTGTGCTCGCTCAAGCGCAGGACGTGGGGACACGCCGGGGCCGCGGTGGGGGGCAGGCTGTACATATCGGGTGGCTACGGGATCTCGGTCGAGGACAAGAAGGCCCTGCACTGCTATGACCCGGCCATGGACCAGTGGGAGTTCAAGGCCCCCATGAACGAGCCACGAGTCCTGCACGCGATGGTCAGCGCCAACAGCAGGATCTACTCGCTCGGAGGCCGCATGGACCATGTCGACCGCTGCTTTGACGTCCTGGCGGTGGAGTACTACGTCCCCGAAGCCAACCAGTGGACAACGGTCAGCCCCATGCGGGCGGGGCAGTCCGAGGCGGGCTGCTGCCTGCTGGAGAAGAAGATCTACATCGTCGGGGGTTACAACTGGCACCTGAACAACGTAACCAGCATCATACAGGTGTACAACACAGAGACGGATGAGTGGGAGAGGGACCTTCACTTCCCAGAGTCTTTCGCTGGCATTGCCTGCGTGCCGGTCATCCTGCCACAGACCACAGCTCGGAGgtga